One genomic segment of Mytilus galloprovincialis chromosome 5, xbMytGall1.hap1.1, whole genome shotgun sequence includes these proteins:
- the LOC143076750 gene encoding zinc finger protein 862-like has translation MYCLVCKKHHIKHPHNQREVFAATPSIRFKLDAITTHNKSSLHAAALQTEMIQKVSYFHQEVTKKSEVETSVLEGVFSTAYYLMKSFIANRQLLPLLNFIEKIFHVEDLKYFNHRSAECQSEIFMTLGETMKKSLLSDVKKSPAFGILTDEVCDISVTENLMTFIQYYNSTSESVCTQFLSCQNILSEFSSANADAITKLILSELKDDDLDVSKFAGFSSDGAAVMVGKRAGVATLLKAENPSLINVHCVCHRLALSCTDSNESINYIKTIETLLRQLWQLFENSPKKMAVYLKTQKQLKEISMGEKATKIVSKRLKKACRTRWLSLEASVRAVHGDYEAILHTLSILDQSGDAAATGLMKKMKSIKFLGTLYIMRDILPVLADLSKHFQKDSLNFSDIRPSINLAKDKLKKLLEEETPMQSLQTDIDSFSDMCAEIKLNNKELKELQSLFEKYVNALINNITRRFEDSSDVLAALGIFDPLSVPLQNQPGFKEYGIAQINILADHFHQLDEPETKTRKTEKMQSEWQSFKYHINDVLKPVIPEDVRDGSSKSTNTTEWLLLQLLRNPTFENFYPSLIPIAAAAVAIPITNAWPERGASSLKNIKTKLRNRLGEAMLENILHVCINGPAPESKEGQTIIKAAVDSWLKAKNRRKVAKVNKISGACGVVVKETLNDNVISQDASVQTEENPVIVEAQEVLSEVRQAMKVMAIENENDSDFEDESDFEDDCCW, from the coding sequence ATGTACTGcttagtttgcaaaaaacacCACATTAAACACCCACACAACCAGAGAGAGGTGTTTGCAGCAACACCAAGTATTAGATTTAAGCTTGATGCTATTACTACACACAACAAAAGCTCTTTGCATGCAGCTGCACTTCAAACTGAAATGATACAGAAAGTCTCATATTTCCATCAAgaagttacaaaaaaatcagAGGTTGAAACAAGTGTTCTTGAAGGTGTGTTTTCAACAGCCTACTACTTAATGAAAAGCTTTATTGCAAACAGGCAACTGTTACCACTACtaaattttattgagaaaatttTTCATGTtgaagatttaaaatattttaatcatagATCTGCTGAGTGTCAGTCTGAAATATTTATGACTTTAGGAGAGACTATGAAAAAATCCCTTCTTAGTGATGTTAAGAAGTCTCCAGCATTCGGAATTTTAACTGATGAAGTTTGTGACATTTCTGTTACAGAAAATCTTATGACATTTATACAGTATTATAATAGTACATCTGAATCTGTCTGCACTCAATTTTTATCATGTCAGAATATTTTGAGTGAGTTTTCCTCTGCAAATGCTGATGCAATAACCAAGCTAATTCTCAGTGAACTCAAAGATGATGACCTTGATGTTTCAAAGTTTGCAGGATTTTCTTCAGACGGTGCAGCAGTAATGGTAGGCAAACGTGCTGGTGTTGCAACTCTTCTTAAAGCAGAAAACCCATCATTAATCAATGTGCACTGTGTTTGTCATCGTCTGGCATTGTCCTGTACAGACTCAAATGaatcaataaattatataaaGACTATAGAGACTTTATTGAGACAATTATGGCAATTATTTGAAAACTCTCCCAAGAAAATGGCAGTATATCTAAAAACTCAAAAGCAGTTAAAAGAAATTAGCATGGGTGAAAAAGCTACAAAGATTGTAAGCAAAAGACTCAAAAAGGCTTGTCGTACAAGATGGTTGAGCCTAGAGGCATCTGTGCGTGCAGTGCATGGAGATTATGAAGCAATTTTGCACACATTGTCTATATTGGATCAGTCGGGAGATGCTGCAGCCACAGGGCTCATGAAGAAAATGAAATCCATTAAATTTTTAGGTACATTATACATTATGAGAGACATATTACCAGTTCTTGCAGATCTTTCAAAACACTTCCAGAAGGATTCTCTTAATTTTTCTGATATCAGGCCTTCAATAAACTTAGCAAAAGATAAACTGAAAAAATTGTTAGAAGAAGAAACACCAATGCAGTCTCTACAGACTGATATAGACTCATTTTCTGACATGTGTGCAGAGATCAAGCTTAATAATAAAGAATTAAAAGAACTACAATCTTTATTTGAAAAGTATGTAAATGCTCTTATTAACAACATAACCAGAAGATTTGAAGATAGTTCTGATGTTCTAGCAGCACTCGGAATTTTTGATCCTTTAAGTGTTCCTCTACAAAACCAACCAGGATTTAAAGAATATGGAATTGCTCAGATCAATATCCTTGCTGATCATTTTCATCAACTAGATGAGCCAGAAACTAAAACtcgaaaaacagaaaaaatgcaGAGTGAATGGCAAAGCTTTAAGTATCATATAAATGATGTACTGAAACCAGTGATACCAGAAGATGTAAGGGATGGTTCATCCAAGTCTACAAATACAACAGAATGGCTTCTCTTGCAGCTCCTACGAAATCCAACCTTTGAGAATTTCTACCCTAGTTTAATTCCTATTGCAGCGGCTGCAGTTGCCATACCAATTACCAATGCATGGCCAGAAAGAGGAGCaagttctttaaaaaatatcaaaacaaaattaagGAATAGACTAGGGGAAGCAATGCTGGAGAATATTCTGCATGTCTGCATTAATGGGCCAGCACCTGAATCCAAAGAAGGTCAAACAATAATAAAGGCAGCTGTTGACTCATGGTTAAAAGCAAAAAACAGAAGGAAAGttgcaaaagtaaataaaatatcaGGTGCTTGTGGTGTTGTAGTCAAAGAAACTCTGAATGACAATGTGATTTCACAAGATGCAAGTGTACAAACAGAAGAAAATCCAGTCATAGTAGAAGCTCAGGAAGTGTTGTCTGAAGTTAGACAAGCCATGAAGGTTATGgctatagaaaatgaaaatgattcaGACTTTGAGGATGAATCAGATTTTGAGGACGATTGTTGCtggtga